A region of Fimbriimonadaceae bacterium DNA encodes the following proteins:
- the flgG_1 gene encoding Flagellar basal-body rod protein FlgG translates to MIRSLNTAGAGMVAQQYNLDVIANNLANVNTTGFKGQRAQFQDMVYQTIRASGATTGGERKSPMANQVGLGSMFVGTSSNFTVGVPIATGKDTDIAVSGGGFFQVERPDGTFAYTRDGSFQRDANGLLTTSDGFPISPNITIPADATALTISPNGAVSAILAGQNDPQPLGDIKLYMFQNPAGLTRVGQNLFVAGGGSGDATEQTPGEGGSGSLTAGFLEGSNVAIVEEMVRMILAQRAYEINSKAVQTSDDMLQILNNLKR, encoded by the coding sequence ATGATCCGATCGTTAAACACCGCCGGGGCCGGCATGGTCGCCCAGCAATACAACCTCGACGTCATCGCCAACAACCTGGCGAACGTCAATACCACTGGCTTCAAAGGCCAGCGCGCACAGTTTCAAGATATGGTCTATCAGACCATTCGCGCTTCGGGTGCTACTACGGGCGGCGAAAGAAAGTCGCCCATGGCCAACCAAGTGGGTTTAGGCTCCATGTTCGTTGGAACCTCTTCAAACTTCACGGTTGGGGTACCCATCGCCACCGGCAAGGACACTGACATCGCGGTTTCGGGAGGTGGTTTCTTCCAGGTGGAGCGTCCTGACGGCACGTTCGCCTACACACGGGACGGCAGCTTTCAGCGGGATGCCAACGGGCTTCTGACCACGTCCGACGGCTTTCCGATTTCACCGAACATCACGATTCCTGCTGACGCGACGGCCCTGACCATCAGTCCCAATGGTGCGGTAAGCGCCATTCTTGCAGGTCAGAACGACCCGCAGCCGCTTGGCGACATCAAGCTTTACATGTTCCAAAACCCGGCCGGTCTGACCCGCGTCGGCCAGAACCTCTTCGTTGCCGGCGGCGGCAGCGGAGACGCTACGGAGCAAACTCCCGGCGAGGGCGGTTCGGGATCGCTTACGGCCGGATTTCTCGAAGGTTCGAACGTGGCGATCGTGGAGGAAATGGTCCGGATGATCCTTGCCCAACGGGCCTACGAGATCAACTCAAAGGCTGTCCAGACCTCGGATGACATGCTCCAGATCCTGAACAACCTCAAGAGGTAA
- the gpmA gene encoding 2,3-bisphosphoglycerate-dependent phosphoglycerate mutase, which translates to MPILTLIRHGQSLWNLENRFTGWVDVPLTPQGEEEARSAAKRMDGMSFDVAYTSALRRAQDTLTIILQTMGVKLPVIRDQALNERHYGDLQGLNKDELRRQYGEEQVHIWRRSYDVPPPNGEALKDTAARTLPFFERCIMGDIRQGKDVLVVAHGNSNRSIVMALDKLSNEEVLALNLETGVPLVYELEESGAVLSKKILA; encoded by the coding sequence ATGCCGATACTGACCCTGATTCGCCACGGCCAGTCCCTTTGGAATCTTGAGAACCGGTTTACGGGCTGGGTTGATGTGCCGCTTACGCCGCAGGGCGAGGAGGAGGCACGGAGCGCTGCCAAGCGAATGGATGGAATGTCTTTTGACGTCGCCTACACCAGCGCTCTCCGCCGGGCCCAAGACACCCTGACCATCATCCTTCAAACAATGGGTGTCAAGCTGCCGGTGATTCGCGACCAGGCCCTCAATGAACGCCACTATGGCGATCTGCAGGGACTAAACAAGGACGAGCTTCGACGTCAATATGGTGAAGAACAGGTGCATATCTGGCGCCGCAGCTACGACGTGCCGCCACCCAATGGGGAGGCACTGAAAGACACAGCCGCCCGAACACTGCCCTTCTTTGAACGCTGCATTATGGGGGATATCCGTCAAGGAAAAGATGTGCTGGTTGTTGCCCATGGTAACTCCAACCGTTCGATCGTGATGGCCCTCGACAAGCTATCCAACGAAGAGGTGCTCGCTCTAAACCTCGAAACCGGGGTGCCGCTCGTCTATGAGCTGGAAGAATCCGGCGCCGTGCTCAGCAAGAAGATTTTGGCCTAG
- the rluD gene encoding Ribosomal large subunit pseudouridine synthase D encodes MTTEALHFYPDRPDRLDKFLASVMPEHSRTKLVAWIEAGSVTVDGRVRKPSFLVDSDMEIAVLEATVERPKPVEPVSIPLQVPYEDDDLMIVDKPRGVLSHPAPNSDAVSLVHALLARGGSLSQVGGAFRPGIVHRLDKDTTGLLVVAKNDFAHTRLSEQIRTKSALRVYLAVAEGEPPRDRWDVDAPLASNPANRSLRAVRHDGKPSLTHFRVLERQGSWNLLACRLSTGRTHQIRVHLAAIGMFVVGDRLYGPAVSGEEPLQLHGALLHVDQPRTGERIKCQTSPPPDFLMQNFKDLAALENW; translated from the coding sequence ATGACGACCGAGGCCCTGCACTTTTATCCTGATCGCCCCGACCGCCTCGACAAGTTCCTGGCGAGCGTTATGCCAGAGCATAGCCGCACAAAGCTCGTGGCGTGGATTGAAGCTGGTTCGGTTACCGTTGACGGGCGCGTTCGAAAGCCCTCTTTCCTGGTCGACAGCGACATGGAAATCGCCGTCTTGGAAGCGACCGTTGAGCGCCCAAAGCCGGTCGAACCCGTTTCCATTCCGTTGCAGGTTCCGTATGAGGACGACGACCTGATGATCGTCGACAAACCGCGGGGGGTACTTTCCCATCCGGCGCCAAACTCAGACGCCGTCTCGCTCGTTCACGCTCTCTTGGCAAGAGGTGGCTCACTGAGCCAGGTCGGCGGCGCATTTCGGCCGGGAATTGTCCACCGGCTGGACAAAGACACCACGGGCCTGCTGGTTGTCGCGAAAAACGACTTTGCCCACACGCGTTTGTCCGAGCAAATCCGTACCAAATCTGCGTTGCGGGTTTACCTGGCGGTCGCCGAAGGGGAACCGCCCCGCGATCGCTGGGATGTAGACGCGCCATTGGCTTCCAATCCCGCCAATCGTTCCCTCAGGGCCGTTCGGCACGACGGGAAACCTTCCCTGACCCATTTCAGAGTTCTCGAACGGCAAGGTAGCTGGAACCTGCTTGCCTGTCGGCTCTCGACAGGAAGGACTCACCAAATTCGGGTCCACCTTGCCGCAATTGGCATGTTTGTCGTTGGCGACCGTCTCTATGGCCCGGCGGTTTCTGGTGAGGAGCCGCTTCAGCTTCACGGCGCCCTGCTGCACGTGGACCAACCCCGCACCGGCGAACGAATCAAGTGCCAGACATCCCCACCGCCGGACTTTCTCATGCAAAACTTCAAAGATCTCGCCGCGCTCGAGAACTGGTGA
- the dadD gene encoding 5'-deoxyadenosine deaminase has protein sequence MILRPRAVVLDGRLETGYEVEVEGNQVVKIRAGSGKPDDYVLSPAFVNAHSHLEYRGMLGRLHSMEYWPWIRELTRQKAEQDPEDVRCDCMIAAGENRRSGVALIAEHSDRPFAGEALTAAGLEGIIYQEVITFAEHQNPSRKLAAVEDRAEEQRRYFSGAVRTSPHASYTVDPKTLKHWGNQHHHADPFPAFSIHIGESTHERVFFESHSGPIADLYRTFGVEIPFERKPWIEYLDELGLLAPGAQFVHVCDVTDRELDRIAEQAVSVAHCPRSNRELACPHAPVLRMLDRGIRVGIGLDSPASSGPIDMLSEMQAARDASMALVEPIPAGIIWDMATTGGALSLGIQDWKIDEDLSTPLIAIQLRQRDPTFETLLYSMPSDVTLPVISQT, from the coding sequence GTGATCCTACGGCCGAGAGCCGTAGTTCTGGATGGCCGGCTAGAGACTGGCTACGAAGTCGAAGTCGAAGGCAACCAAGTGGTGAAGATCCGGGCGGGGTCAGGCAAACCCGACGACTACGTACTGTCGCCGGCCTTCGTGAACGCTCATTCCCATTTGGAATACAGAGGGATGCTGGGTCGGCTGCATTCGATGGAGTACTGGCCGTGGATTCGCGAGCTGACCCGTCAAAAGGCCGAACAGGATCCTGAGGATGTTCGCTGTGACTGCATGATTGCGGCTGGCGAGAACCGCCGTTCGGGTGTGGCTCTGATCGCCGAGCACAGCGATCGTCCATTCGCCGGCGAGGCCCTCACCGCTGCTGGTTTGGAAGGAATCATCTACCAGGAGGTCATCACCTTTGCCGAGCACCAGAATCCGTCCCGCAAGTTGGCCGCAGTGGAAGACCGCGCGGAGGAGCAGCGTCGCTATTTCTCAGGGGCGGTTCGCACCTCTCCTCACGCTTCGTACACGGTCGATCCCAAGACTCTCAAACATTGGGGAAACCAACACCACCATGCTGACCCCTTCCCGGCTTTCAGCATCCACATCGGCGAATCCACTCACGAGCGTGTTTTTTTTGAGAGCCACTCGGGACCGATTGCCGACCTGTATCGGACGTTCGGCGTCGAAATCCCTTTTGAGCGGAAGCCTTGGATCGAGTACTTGGACGAACTTGGATTACTCGCGCCTGGCGCCCAGTTTGTGCACGTCTGCGACGTGACCGACCGGGAGCTGGATCGGATTGCCGAACAGGCGGTTAGTGTCGCGCACTGTCCGCGCTCAAACCGCGAGCTCGCTTGCCCACACGCCCCTGTGCTACGGATGCTTGACCGCGGAATCCGCGTCGGCATCGGGCTGGATTCCCCAGCGAGCAGCGGACCGATCGACATGCTTTCGGAAATGCAAGCTGCCCGCGACGCGTCGATGGCCCTCGTCGAGCCGATCCCCGCAGGAATCATTTGGGATATGGCGACGACCGGCGGCGCCCTTTCACTGGGAATTCAGGATTGGAAGATCGACGAAGACCTTTCCACGCCACTTATCGCAATCCAGCTTCGCCAACGCGATCCGACCTTCGAAACCTTGCTTTATTCCATGCCGTCGGACGTCACTTTGCCCGTAATTTCCCAAACCTAG
- the flgL gene encoding Flagellar hook-associated protein 3, which translates to MDRIGFLHQTETYASQIRSAQARYAAIQRQVMSGKRIESMSDDAIGARSILSTKALKGAAERFQKNTDVGIASLKFSESALGDIDGIMRRAYERAVFAANTSTSQEGREAIAQEIVTLQQRLIDLGNTKSGNGDYIFAGQMVDTKPFTVAGSTLNYNGDNNLRVVEVEVAETVPISTMAGSLVQDAYTALEGLRINLIGGNISAISGVDIQLLQDSSTAVGLARAEAGSRLTMLEARNDLHSRRIDEFTVQISDIEEIDISEAIVKYQAAETAYTAALQVTSQAYQLSLMDFLR; encoded by the coding sequence ATGGATCGCATCGGATTCCTTCACCAAACCGAAACCTACGCGAGCCAAATCCGCTCGGCTCAAGCGCGATACGCCGCTATCCAGCGTCAGGTCATGAGCGGCAAGCGCATTGAGTCGATGAGCGACGATGCGATCGGCGCCCGATCCATCCTTAGCACAAAGGCGCTCAAGGGCGCGGCTGAACGATTTCAGAAGAACACCGACGTCGGTATCGCCTCCCTTAAATTCAGCGAGAGCGCTCTTGGCGACATCGACGGCATCATGCGACGAGCCTATGAACGAGCGGTGTTCGCCGCCAATACATCCACGTCGCAAGAGGGGCGCGAGGCGATTGCCCAGGAAATCGTCACGCTGCAACAGCGTCTCATTGACCTCGGAAACACCAAGTCCGGTAACGGCGATTATATTTTTGCGGGCCAAATGGTCGACACCAAACCCTTCACCGTTGCGGGCTCGACCCTCAATTACAACGGCGACAACAATCTGCGGGTCGTGGAGGTGGAAGTCGCCGAGACCGTGCCTATTTCCACCATGGCCGGCTCTTTGGTGCAAGATGCCTATACGGCGCTGGAAGGGCTTCGCATCAACCTCATCGGCGGCAACATTTCGGCGATTAGCGGCGTTGACATCCAGCTCCTCCAGGATTCGAGCACGGCGGTCGGCCTAGCCCGGGCAGAAGCAGGTTCGCGCCTTACGATGCTTGAAGCTCGGAATGACCTGCATTCGCGTCGGATCGATGAATTCACCGTTCAGATCTCCGACATTGAAGAGATCGACATCTCTGAGGCGATTGTGAAATACCAGGCGGCTGAGACTGCCTACACGGCTGCTCTGCAGGTCACCAGTCAGGCCTACCAGCTCAGTCTGATGGACTTTCTCCGGTAA
- the ppiB_3 gene encoding Peptidyl-prolyl cis-trans isomerase B, with product MIVELYPVDAPKTVAQMLRLAGEGFFDGLLFHRVVPRWVIQSGDPDSRKWTPEDARAKPDGRGGTTGLGESVSGKTIPFERNSVRHRFGTMGMALEAPKSDTGDSQWFINLEDNFRLDGKYVVFGNVVGGRDVIKRVQRGDRIRSIRRAAIDPTWF from the coding sequence ATGATCGTCGAACTGTATCCAGTGGACGCACCCAAGACCGTCGCCCAGATGCTTAGGCTTGCCGGCGAGGGCTTCTTCGACGGATTGCTGTTCCATCGGGTAGTACCGAGGTGGGTCATCCAATCGGGTGATCCGGACTCTCGCAAATGGACGCCCGAGGATGCTCGAGCCAAGCCTGACGGCCGCGGCGGTACAACCGGTTTGGGTGAATCAGTGTCGGGAAAGACGATCCCCTTCGAACGAAACTCCGTGCGGCATCGCTTTGGGACCATGGGCATGGCCCTTGAAGCACCTAAAAGCGATACAGGCGACAGCCAGTGGTTTATCAACCTGGAGGATAATTTCCGGCTGGACGGCAAGTATGTCGTCTTCGGAAACGTGGTCGGCGGGAGGGACGTCATCAAGCGCGTACAGCGCGGTGACCGTATCCGGTCGATTCGGCGCGCGGCTATCGACCCGACCTGGTTCTAG
- the flgG_2 gene encoding Flagellar basal-body rod protein FlgG, producing the protein MTGLQRQLDVITHNLANANTVGYKQENIAFDEALLTTLYANGGEGQSIGTLGAGPTEQVGFLDLRSGNLQTTGNPLDVAILDSDGEIGMFAIQTDQGVRYTRNGSFTLSKDGRLTTPDGQPVLDEDGRTIDIPAGRVEIQADGTIQSFEGSVGTEVAKIGLFRGTWVRQPNGLYNTDQAEPLAEFELVSGSLETSNVNPVESMIHLIKLNRSFEMAQRQTQQQDELMQRLTQALDH; encoded by the coding sequence ATGACGGGATTGCAGAGGCAGTTGGACGTCATTACCCACAATCTGGCCAACGCCAATACGGTCGGCTACAAGCAGGAGAACATCGCCTTTGACGAGGCGCTGCTCACCACGCTTTACGCCAACGGAGGCGAGGGCCAATCCATCGGAACGTTGGGTGCGGGTCCGACCGAACAGGTTGGATTCCTCGACCTACGATCCGGCAACCTCCAAACGACCGGCAACCCTCTCGACGTCGCCATCCTGGATAGCGACGGGGAGATCGGGATGTTCGCCATTCAGACTGATCAAGGCGTACGTTACACCCGTAATGGCAGCTTCACGCTGTCGAAGGACGGGCGGCTTACCACGCCTGACGGACAGCCCGTACTCGACGAAGACGGCCGGACGATCGACATTCCGGCCGGTCGCGTCGAGATTCAGGCTGACGGCACCATTCAGTCGTTTGAGGGTTCCGTTGGGACCGAAGTCGCCAAGATTGGCCTCTTTAGGGGAACGTGGGTAAGACAGCCGAACGGACTCTACAACACGGACCAAGCTGAACCCTTGGCCGAGTTTGAGTTGGTTTCGGGCTCCCTAGAGACCTCGAACGTTAATCCCGTCGAGTCAATGATCCACCTGATCAAGCTCAACCGCTCGTTTGAAATGGCGCAACGCCAGACCCAGCAGCAGGACGAGCTTATGCAGCGCCTGACGCAGGCCTTGGACCACTAA
- the csrA gene encoding Translational regulator CsrA has product MLVLTRKLNQSIVIGDEIEIVVLEVRGEQVRLGIRAPKNVTVHRKEIYEQIQEENRAASDIDPSDVPD; this is encoded by the coding sequence ATGCTGGTTCTAACAAGAAAGCTCAACCAAAGCATAGTAATCGGCGACGAGATTGAGATCGTCGTGCTCGAAGTGCGAGGCGAGCAGGTTCGTTTAGGCATTCGGGCGCCAAAAAATGTCACGGTGCATCGTAAAGAGATTTACGAGCAGATTCAGGAAGAAAACCGCGCTGCCAGCGATATCGATCCCTCTGACGTTCCCGACTAG
- the flgI gene encoding Flagellar P-ring protein, whose product MKTLLSTLLIASVSLGLAQTKQDPPKPDRAIQEANRVEQSGIEVRIKDIARFRGVRANQLVGYGLVIGLEGTGDKSIPFTQTALANILRDFGNQVDAAKLKAKNVAAVMITAELPPFASPGNRIDVIVHSIGDATSLQGGTLLQTPMFGAGDKENAYVVAMGPVSIGGFNVSASGNSVQKNHVNVGRIPGGGIVEQGVPTQIVFDGKLFLEIDDADITTAHRLSETLQKRFPEFDPNPVDGGTIELRLPIGMSPVEAMSKIESATVFADIPALVVVNERTGTIVIGGNVRLGPAVVAHGSLQVTITRESFVSQPNSFSNGTTVAGTNTTVSAEEETAQVGLLGPNATVSDLARIFQTLQLSPRDVISILQALRDQGSLKARIKVQ is encoded by the coding sequence ATGAAGACCCTACTTTCCACCCTGCTCATCGCCTCCGTGTCGCTCGGCCTTGCTCAAACCAAGCAGGATCCACCCAAGCCGGATCGTGCCATACAAGAGGCAAATCGCGTCGAGCAATCCGGCATCGAGGTTCGCATCAAGGATATCGCCCGCTTTCGGGGTGTCCGCGCCAACCAGCTCGTCGGTTACGGTCTAGTGATCGGTCTTGAAGGAACTGGCGACAAGAGCATTCCCTTCACCCAGACCGCCCTTGCAAACATCCTGCGGGACTTCGGCAACCAAGTGGATGCCGCCAAATTGAAGGCGAAAAACGTGGCGGCGGTCATGATAACCGCCGAGCTGCCCCCGTTCGCCTCGCCCGGCAACCGCATCGACGTGATCGTCCATTCGATCGGCGACGCCACCAGTCTTCAGGGCGGCACCCTGCTCCAAACGCCCATGTTCGGCGCCGGGGACAAGGAAAACGCCTATGTTGTGGCGATGGGGCCGGTCAGCATCGGCGGCTTTAACGTAAGCGCGAGCGGCAATTCGGTCCAAAAGAACCACGTCAACGTCGGACGGATCCCGGGTGGGGGCATCGTCGAGCAAGGCGTCCCAACTCAGATCGTTTTCGACGGCAAGTTATTCCTCGAGATCGACGATGCCGATATCACCACCGCCCACCGGCTGAGCGAAACGCTTCAGAAACGGTTCCCGGAGTTCGATCCGAATCCGGTCGATGGTGGCACGATCGAGCTTCGCCTGCCGATCGGGATGAGCCCGGTGGAGGCGATGTCGAAGATCGAGTCGGCAACCGTCTTTGCAGACATCCCGGCACTGGTCGTGGTGAATGAGCGGACGGGAACGATCGTGATCGGTGGCAACGTTCGACTGGGGCCAGCCGTGGTCGCCCACGGCAGCCTGCAGGTCACGATCACGCGGGAATCGTTCGTTAGCCAGCCCAACTCGTTCTCGAACGGAACCACCGTGGCCGGCACGAACACGACGGTGAGCGCCGAGGAGGAAACCGCGCAGGTGGGCCTTCTTGGTCCGAACGCAACCGTATCCGACCTCGCGAGGATTTTTCAAACCCTGCAATTGAGCCCTAGGGACGTCATTTCGATCCTGCAGGCTCTACGTGATCAAGGCTCGCTCAAAGCGAGAATCAAGGTGCAATAA
- the yumC gene encoding Ferredoxin--NADP reductase 2, with the protein MDHVRVDVTIIGGGPVGLFAAFYAGLRGMSVRIIDSLTELGGQLTALYPEKFVYDMPGFPKVLARDLAAGMAAQGTQFSPELCLGETADTLKQDAEGYVIRTARGQLLPTRTIIISAGAGAFSPTRIGVEREEEFEGNGLYYGVKSTSMFHGKRLAIVGGGDSAFDWALHLWPVATSVQLIHRRDQFRAHEDTVEKVRALPVGFKLWSVVKELHGNGQLCGVTLENTQTKETERIDLDALIVNVGYKSSLGPLKEWGLTIEKNQIVVDSLFLTNFDRVFAVGDVCTYPNKIKLIATGVGEAATAVCIAKTMLDPEAKLFPGHSSDRDL; encoded by the coding sequence GTGGATCACGTCCGGGTCGATGTGACGATTATCGGCGGAGGGCCAGTTGGGCTCTTCGCCGCTTTCTATGCCGGGCTGCGCGGGATGTCGGTCCGGATCATCGACAGTCTTACCGAGCTCGGCGGCCAACTTACCGCTCTCTACCCAGAGAAGTTCGTCTACGACATGCCGGGGTTCCCAAAGGTTCTCGCGCGCGATCTTGCCGCCGGGATGGCTGCTCAGGGAACCCAGTTCAGCCCGGAGCTCTGCCTTGGCGAGACCGCAGACACGTTGAAACAGGATGCCGAAGGCTATGTGATTCGCACTGCCAGAGGGCAACTCCTCCCAACCCGGACGATTATCATTTCGGCTGGAGCCGGTGCCTTCTCGCCGACGCGAATCGGTGTGGAAAGAGAGGAGGAGTTTGAGGGTAATGGCCTGTATTACGGGGTCAAGTCAACCTCGATGTTCCACGGCAAGCGTTTGGCGATCGTCGGTGGTGGAGACAGCGCCTTCGACTGGGCCCTGCACCTCTGGCCAGTGGCTACGAGCGTCCAGCTCATTCACCGCAGAGATCAATTCCGAGCCCATGAAGATACCGTCGAGAAGGTGCGAGCCTTACCCGTAGGGTTTAAGCTTTGGTCGGTGGTTAAGGAGCTACACGGCAACGGCCAGCTTTGCGGCGTGACGCTGGAGAACACTCAAACCAAGGAAACCGAGCGGATCGACCTCGATGCCTTGATCGTAAATGTCGGCTACAAGAGCTCCCTCGGCCCCCTAAAAGAATGGGGACTGACGATCGAAAAGAACCAGATCGTCGTGGATTCCCTGTTTCTGACCAATTTTGATCGAGTGTTTGCCGTCGGCGACGTATGCACCTATCCCAACAAAATCAAGCTGATTGCGACGGGGGTTGGCGAGGCAGCAACCGCAGTCTGCATCGCCAAGACCATGCTGGACCCTGAAGCCAAGCTGTTCCCCGGGCACAGCAGCGACCGGGATCTCTAG
- the fliW gene encoding Flagellar assembly factor FliW produces MTISTTRFGSIEFDDLDVVTFPTGILGFPDCRRFVLVAHKEDSPFRWLQSADNGSLAFLVVDPATFFPEYAPEMEGTDAAFLQLSEDSPRLVYTMVTIPKGLPGSMTVNLAGPIVINADTRYAKQIVLTDEGYGTKHPVPKTESPETVAA; encoded by the coding sequence ATGACGATTTCAACCACACGATTTGGGTCCATTGAGTTCGACGACCTCGACGTCGTGACCTTTCCAACCGGCATTCTCGGCTTTCCGGACTGCCGCCGATTCGTCCTCGTCGCCCACAAAGAAGACAGTCCGTTTCGATGGCTGCAATCGGCTGATAATGGGAGCCTGGCCTTTCTCGTGGTCGATCCCGCAACTTTTTTTCCCGAATATGCTCCCGAGATGGAGGGCACCGACGCAGCCTTCCTGCAGCTTTCGGAGGATTCCCCTCGGCTGGTCTATACTATGGTCACGATACCGAAAGGATTACCTGGGTCGATGACCGTTAACTTAGCGGGTCCGATTGTGATTAACGCCGACACTAGATACGCCAAACAGATTGTTCTTACCGACGAAGGATATGGCACCAAGCATCCGGTGCCCAAGACTGAGTCACCGGAGACCGTCGCTGCCTAG
- the flgH gene encoding Flagellar L-ring protein, which translates to MKILFLPTLLLASTSLAAQDSNLITKNVNPGTLWVRGTNPLRDRVARSEGDLLTIIISESSVATYSANTSSSKNDSTDITEGLGPILKNLIPNWAIGAKSSNSGSGTTGQSSKLTAKMSAIVTSVQPNGTLTIEGARSVVVNKETQLFKITGVIRREDIRPDNTVMSEAIADAHIKLDGKGTINDRQRRGLITRLLDWLF; encoded by the coding sequence ATGAAAATCTTGTTCCTCCCCACGTTGTTGCTCGCCTCGACGAGTCTCGCGGCCCAAGATTCGAACCTGATCACAAAGAACGTCAACCCAGGGACGCTGTGGGTTCGAGGTACGAATCCCCTCCGGGATCGGGTGGCACGGAGCGAAGGCGACCTCCTGACCATCATCATCAGCGAGTCTTCAGTGGCAACCTACTCGGCCAATACGTCGTCGAGCAAGAACGACTCCACCGACATCACCGAGGGTCTTGGGCCGATCCTAAAGAACCTGATTCCGAACTGGGCAATCGGTGCGAAGTCCAGCAACAGTGGCTCTGGAACGACGGGTCAAAGCTCCAAACTGACCGCGAAGATGAGTGCGATCGTAACGAGTGTGCAGCCGAATGGCACGCTGACGATCGAAGGCGCCCGTTCGGTGGTTGTCAACAAGGAGACGCAGCTCTTCAAGATCACCGGCGTCATTCGCCGCGAAGATATCAGGCCCGATAACACGGTAATGAGCGAGGCGATCGCCGATGCGCATATCAAGCTGGACGGCAAAGGCACCATCAACGACCGCCAGCGCCGCGGCCTCATTACTCGACTACTGGATTGGTTGTTCTGA